The nucleotide window CAGGCGCCAGGTGCTGTACCGGCACCTGCGCGGCGCTGCGCAGCGTATCAACAAGCTGTTCGCTGGAGAAAGGCTTGGTCAGGTAGCCTCTGGCCCCGACCAGCAAAGCCCGTTGCAGATACTCTGGCTCCGCCTGCACCGACATCATCACGACGCGCGTGGGAACTTGCTGCAAGATGACCTGCGCGGCACGCAAGCCATCCATATCGGGCATGTTAATGTCCATCAGGATAATATCAGGAACCAGATGGACGGCTTTGGCAATCGCCTCGCGCCCACTCATGGCGGTAGCGATCACCTGGATGTCGCGCTCAAAATACAGCAGCCTCTTCACGTTTTCCGTTGTGTCAGGCACATCATCTACGATCATCAAGCGGATGGGTGGCCCGTTATTCCAAGCTGGCTGCATTGTCACCTATCTCTTCTGGCGCCTCGCGGGCACAAACCCCATGACCCAATCTCTTGTTGAATCTTCAGACAAGCGGTGGCCGGTCGTATGGCAAGCTCGGTTTTCCTCACCAGACGCCCGGCATATCGCTCGCTGGACAATGACGCTACTTTTCCCGACGATGAGCGCGCTGGAAGATTCCCAGCGTCAGCGTGATCAAAGCTGGAGCTATGGCCCCACCTTCACCGGCGGTATTTGGCTGGCGTCGCCGGGATCGCCTGGCTTGCGAATCACGATTGTCAATATCAGGCCGCTATGCTCCCATGACGCCAATTTCAGAGAATTCAGGGTGCTGAGCACCACCATGATCTTTCCCGGTGCAGGTTGATCAACCGCATAGACCAGTATGTTGTTCATGACGAAGGCCGAAGTTGCCGTATTCGCCGCCCCCGGTTGAGTGGCGATAATGTTGATGGTATCGCCCGGCTGCAAGCCAAGGGACCCATTATCCTGCTGCAACGTAACCAGCACCTCGCCGTCTTTCTGAGCGGCGGGGTTGTAGTTGGTCAGGCTTTTGCCGCTGGTCGTGCCAACAGCCGCCAGGCGGGGATCGTTGACGCGCAAAATATCGTTCGCCAGGAAGTCTTCGGTGATGACTTTATTATTCAACTCCGTATTGAGCGCATCTTGATTGGTAAACTTATAGGCATCAGGTGGGACAAGCTTGTTGTCAACTTGTTTGACGGCAAAGACATCCTGAATGCGCACGCTGGGAGCCTGCGCGTTGTCCAGGGTCAGAATGGTACCGCCCTTCAGGTTTACCGACGCTACTACCACCGAGGTCGTCTGAGTAAAGACGCCCTGCACGCTGTTTGTCACATAGAAAACCAGCCCTGCTGCGGCCAGCGCCAGGACCAAACCCAGCAGCATCAATGTTCGCCCGCCGCTGCTTCTCTGGCGGGGAGGGCGCACCTGTGTCTGCATCGCTTGACCTCCTTTAGCTTTGCTCCAGTCGCTCGCCGCCTGCCCATACTCCTGCAAAGAGTGGTCTCTCTCGGAGAGAGTAGCTGAGAGCCAGAAGCCCGAATGACTACCTTTGCTTCTTCTATCGTGGAAGTACAGATATGAAACACACAGAAACAAAAGATGGTCCCCTGCCAACTGGCAAGGGCCAACAGACCAGGAGGAATGCGTCCCTGCATCAATTGCCTGCTAGCCAGCCCTCTGGAGGGAATCGGGATGCGTGCAGCGCCCGTTCTCATGATGAGAATGACCCCTCCAGAGAGGCAGTGAATAGGCCCAGCAGTCTTAGAGACCGTGTGTAATGGTGCTGAAGATCTGACCGATCTGAGGCCCCATCAGAACAAGGATGGCGATCACCACGATTGCCACGAGGGCAATAATCAGCGAGTACTCGACCAACCCTTGTCCCTTTTGACCCTTCCGCAAGAAAGACTTCTTCAACACAGGTGTACCCCTTTCTTCCCAGCTCAAGCCAGGCTTCCGCTATCTACTTGCTTTCCCGGCATTCCCCAACACGCCGAGCCAGCTCTGTATCCAAATGCGACTATAGCGCATCTGAATCATTCTGAAAGGTCTGCTTGCATGGCTCTGCAAGAGCGCCTGCGCCTTTTGGAAGAAGAGCAGCTTGGCTACCTCCCCAGCCCAACCACTACTTAATAAAAGAGAAACAAGAACCGATGATGGTACTTTACTACCCTCTGCTCCCTCAAGCTCAGCGCAATTATATCATAGCGCTTGTTGGGGATCAGGAGCAGGGCAGCAGGCGCTCTGACAAAGCAAACCCAAGCGGAGCATTTCCTTTCTGTTAGCCTTAACGGGTACTGATGTAGGCAGTAACAGCAGCCGCTCGCCCTTGTGACGCCTGGCCTGAAACAAGCATAGGGACACGGAGGCGCGCTCCCGCTCGCCAGTGGCTTGCGCCCCTCTGACCCAGGAAAAGAAGCGTACTCCATTCTGACTCGCTCTCTGCCAAAAAGCAGCAAGTACGAAGAGGAGCGAGAGGAGTACAACGGGGAAAAAGGGGGATTGAATGACAGGATGAAGCATACCAGCGGGCGTCTGCTCAAACCCAAATGGCCCGATTGGGCCGTTTGGGTTCCGCGCTTCCAATAGCCAAAAAATACTAGAGCATCGGTAATCCGTCTGTTCCCTGACGTGGAACGGTGAGTTCCACTTTGGTCCCGCGACCCGCCAGGCTTTCCACTATCAAGTGTGTCTTCAGCATCTCGGCCCGCTCGTGCATGCTGGTCAGGCCGACGGTTCGGCGCGTATTTGCCTCTTGCATCACCTGATCCACATCAAAACCCTGCCCATCGTCCTCAATGGTCAGCGTCACGCCTTCCGGGTGGACATACAACGAGACCACCGCCTGGTGAGCATGCGCGTGGTTGACCACATTGGAGAGGGCTTCCTGGGCAATGCGGAACAGGGAGACTTCAATGGGAGATGGCAGGCGCTGCTCCGCTCCGCGCGGCGAGAACAAGATTTGTATGCCTGTTCTGTTCATCAAATCCTGGGTGTAGCGCTTCAAGGTTGGGAAGAGTCCCAGATCATCCAGAGCCATAGGGCGCAGATCGAAAATGAACTTGCGCGTCTCCCGCAGGGTCGTGCTGACGGAGTTCTTCAGGTTGATCAGTTCGCTGCGTGTTCGGCCCAGGTCGCGTTCGATGGTCTGCTCGCAGATTTCCGCCGATAAGACGACGTTCGCCAGCGCCTGCGCCGGGCCATCGTGCAACTGCTGGGCAATGCGCTGGCGAAGCCGCTCCTGTGTCTGCACAATGCGCGCCACATGGGCGATAGCCGGGTCCACTTCCCCCCGCTGCTGGCGGGCGTTTTGGAGCTGGATCAGCGTATTCAACGCCTGTTGCAGAGATCGCTGATAGCGTTCGTAGGCTTTGAGTTTATCTTGTAAGCGTTCGCGCTGCTCCTGCATCATAAACACGCGCATCTCGGCTTCCCCAGAGGCCAGATAGGTGGTGCGAATTTCCTGGCGGGCGAAGGTTTCCAGGCGCGCTTCCATTT belongs to Ktedonobacterales bacterium and includes:
- a CDS encoding histidine kinase, yielding MSLDFNGSRGPDRDSMGPSYRNQPGTGSVNGANEWGNGNVAVRNAFGTGGLRPLEPNDAPPLASLDELMQAMNLELEQLAREVEEIRLLIRSTSTEWDRAKQRQAQTALRVREMEARLETFARQEIRTTYLASGEAEMRVFMMQEQRERLQDKLKAYERYQRSLQQALNTLIQLQNARQQRGEVDPAIAHVARIVQTQERLRQRIAQQLHDGPAQALANVVLSAEICEQTIERDLGRTRSELINLKNSVSTTLRETRKFIFDLRPMALDDLGLFPTLKRYTQDLMNRTGIQILFSPRGAEQRLPSPIEVSLFRIAQEALSNVVNHAHAHQAVVSLYVHPEGVTLTIEDDGQGFDVDQVMQEANTRRTVGLTSMHERAEMLKTHLIVESLAGRGTKVELTVPRQGTDGLPML